One part of the Tunicatimonas pelagia genome encodes these proteins:
- a CDS encoding sugar phosphate isomerase/epimerase family protein has product MSSSRRQFLRQSALGGAALSIPAGSQPLAEKHNIKLAVSSYSYWHFRTPKVPIEQVIDEASALGLAGVDVLHRQMESEEATYLNKLKRHAFQKGVALISLSIHQDFVSPDKAERQEAIDHTKHCIDLAHQTGIPSIRLNSGRWGTSGSFDTLMANRGIEEPIEGYTEDDAFDWCINSIEQCLPYAEEKGVLLALENHWGLTSTPEGLLRIRKAIVSEWLGILLDTGNFLEDPYDKLKMVAPYANFIQAKTYYGGGEWYTLDLDYKRIIKLLRDVNYQGYISIEFEGKEDAESGVRKSVEMLREALSS; this is encoded by the coding sequence ATGAGTTCTTCTCGTCGCCAGTTTCTTCGGCAAAGTGCTTTAGGAGGGGCTGCTCTTAGTATTCCCGCTGGTTCGCAACCGTTAGCAGAAAAGCACAATATCAAATTAGCAGTGTCATCTTATTCTTACTGGCACTTCCGTACTCCTAAAGTACCAATTGAACAGGTAATTGATGAAGCTTCTGCTTTGGGTCTGGCGGGCGTTGACGTTTTACACCGACAGATGGAAAGCGAGGAAGCCACCTACCTGAATAAACTAAAACGACACGCTTTTCAGAAAGGAGTAGCCTTGATCTCGCTCTCTATCCACCAGGATTTTGTGTCGCCCGATAAGGCCGAGCGACAAGAAGCGATTGATCATACGAAGCACTGCATTGATTTAGCGCATCAGACGGGTATTCCCAGTATTCGCCTTAACTCCGGTCGCTGGGGTACCTCAGGCTCATTTGATACTCTGATGGCTAACCGGGGCATAGAAGAACCCATTGAGGGCTACACTGAAGACGATGCTTTTGATTGGTGTATTAATTCTATTGAGCAGTGTTTACCCTACGCCGAAGAGAAAGGGGTGTTGCTAGCTCTGGAAAACCATTGGGGACTGACCTCCACACCGGAAGGATTGCTGCGTATCCGTAAGGCGATCGTTTCGGAGTGGTTAGGTATTCTGCTAGATACCGGAAATTTTCTAGAAGACCCCTACGATAAACTCAAGATGGTTGCACCCTACGCTAATTTTATTCAGGCCAAAACCTACTACGGCGGCGGTGAGTGGTACACGTTAGATCTGGATTACAAACGTATCATCAAACTACTGCGCGATGTAAACTATCAGGGATATATATCTATTGAATTTGAAGGAAAAGAAGATGCCGAAAGTGGCGTGCGTAAAAGTGTAGAGATGCTACGGGAGGCGTTGAGTTCGTGA
- a CDS encoding GH92 family glycosyl hydrolase has translation MTIAYRTFFLVSSFLFFSCSATEPYAPPTLLSYVDPLIGTAPSTTETAQMHSESGSELRGQTFPAVGVPFGMTQWTPQTRATEEKCLSPYYYQDTRIQGFRGSRWMSGSCTQDYGSVTIMPTTGSLKVKPEERSSAFSHEEETATPAYYSVNLSDYQIEVEVAATSRSSMLRFTPEGDSLNLIIEPNSDEGEGFVEIFPERNEVVGFNPVHRIYQGWGESAGFSGYFVIQIEEGFTDFGVWQGDDIQPKETKTDGEGQAVGAYVKLAADRAVKVKVGTSFTSINQARKNLEAEIPHWDFEQVRQTSEEAWLAQLSKVQVSGSSKEERTMFYTALYHAMILPRIFSDTDGAYLGFGGSKKVYLAEDFDYYADFSMWDTFRAVHPLQTLLNPERTADMVQSLLKKAEQGGWLPIFPAWNSYTSAMIGDHVIAMIGDAWMKGIDNFDQELAYKMMRKNAFEANTDTASYRNGQGRRAMDSYLEYGYIPLEDSVPDSFHQREQASRTLEYAYDDFVLSQVAKKLGEDKDYQALAERAKNWQHVFDTTTGYVRGRYANGDWYEPFDPVATRAPFITEGSPFQYTWYVPHDVAGLMQAMGGRERYIQQLDTLFEQRYYWHGNEPGHQTVYMYAYAGAPWKTQQRVRDIIREEYSAEPGGLSGNEDAGQMSAWLVFSMMGFYPVAPGIPYYVIGSPVFDEITLNASKQPFTIRATNNSAENRYIQSATLNGEPLYRAYLNHQEIVDGGELVLEMGSEPNKTWASENVPPSMNNLQ, from the coding sequence ATGACTATCGCTTACCGCACTTTTTTCCTCGTATCCAGTTTTCTATTTTTTTCCTGTAGTGCTACCGAACCTTACGCTCCCCCCACCCTGCTATCCTACGTTGATCCGCTAATTGGAACGGCTCCCAGCACCACTGAAACTGCCCAGATGCACAGCGAATCGGGTTCAGAGCTTAGGGGCCAAACTTTCCCAGCAGTGGGCGTTCCGTTCGGCATGACGCAGTGGACACCCCAGACCCGAGCCACTGAGGAAAAATGCCTGTCACCCTACTACTACCAAGATACCCGTATTCAGGGCTTTCGGGGTTCCCGCTGGATGAGTGGCTCCTGCACCCAAGACTACGGTAGCGTTACGATTATGCCGACTACCGGATCGTTGAAAGTAAAACCCGAGGAGCGATCTTCGGCCTTTTCGCACGAAGAAGAAACCGCCACTCCTGCTTACTACTCCGTTAACTTATCTGATTACCAGATTGAGGTGGAAGTAGCCGCCACTTCCCGGTCATCCATGCTACGCTTCACTCCCGAAGGCGATTCATTAAATTTGATTATTGAACCCAACAGCGACGAAGGCGAAGGATTTGTAGAGATTTTCCCGGAACGCAACGAGGTTGTGGGTTTTAATCCGGTACACCGTATTTATCAAGGCTGGGGCGAGTCGGCGGGCTTTAGCGGGTATTTTGTTATTCAGATAGAAGAAGGCTTTACTGATTTTGGCGTATGGCAAGGGGATGATATTCAACCCAAAGAAACTAAAACAGATGGCGAAGGCCAAGCGGTAGGCGCTTATGTTAAACTAGCAGCTGATCGGGCAGTAAAAGTGAAGGTAGGCACCTCATTCACTAGTATCAATCAGGCTCGGAAGAACCTGGAAGCTGAAATTCCTCACTGGGATTTTGAGCAGGTGCGCCAAACCTCCGAAGAAGCCTGGTTAGCGCAACTGAGCAAAGTACAGGTGAGCGGTAGTAGCAAAGAAGAACGCACGATGTTCTACACGGCCCTCTACCACGCCATGATTTTGCCTAGGATCTTCAGCGACACTGACGGAGCCTACTTGGGATTCGGTGGCAGCAAAAAGGTCTATCTAGCCGAAGATTTTGACTACTACGCCGATTTTTCTATGTGGGATACCTTTCGGGCGGTGCATCCGCTGCAAACGTTACTCAACCCCGAACGTACCGCGGATATGGTACAATCGTTGCTAAAAAAGGCGGAACAGGGTGGCTGGCTGCCCATCTTTCCGGCCTGGAACAGTTACACTTCGGCCATGATTGGCGATCACGTAATCGCCATGATCGGAGATGCCTGGATGAAAGGGATTGATAATTTTGACCAGGAACTGGCCTATAAAATGATGCGTAAGAACGCCTTTGAAGCAAATACCGATACTGCCAGCTACCGCAATGGGCAAGGCCGTCGGGCGATGGATTCGTATCTGGAGTATGGTTACATTCCGCTAGAAGACAGTGTACCCGATTCTTTTCACCAGCGCGAGCAAGCTTCCCGCACTTTAGAGTACGCTTACGATGACTTTGTACTCTCACAGGTAGCTAAAAAACTTGGTGAAGACAAAGATTACCAAGCTCTAGCCGAACGAGCTAAAAACTGGCAACACGTCTTTGATACCACCACGGGCTACGTGCGGGGTCGCTACGCCAACGGCGATTGGTACGAACCATTTGACCCAGTAGCTACCCGCGCCCCATTTATCACCGAAGGCTCGCCTTTTCAGTACACTTGGTACGTGCCTCACGATGTCGCCGGACTAATGCAGGCGATGGGAGGACGGGAACGATACATTCAGCAATTGGATACGCTGTTTGAGCAACGATACTACTGGCACGGCAACGAGCCGGGACACCAGACGGTGTATATGTACGCTTACGCTGGTGCTCCCTGGAAAACCCAGCAGCGGGTGCGCGATATTATCCGCGAAGAATACAGTGCCGAACCGGGTGGACTCAGTGGTAACGAAGATGCCGGGCAAATGTCGGCCTGGCTGGTCTTTAGCATGATGGGTTTCTACCCCGTTGCTCCCGGAATACCCTACTACGTAATCGGTAGCCCCGTATTCGATGAGATTACCCTGAATGCCAGCAAGCAACCGTTTACTATTCGGGCTACTAATAACTCCGCCGAAAACCGCTATATTCAATCCGCCACTCTGAACGGTGAGCCATTATATCGCGCTTATCTTAATCATCAGGAAATTGTAGATGGTGGTGAGTTAGTGTTAGAGATGGGTAGTGAGCCAAATAAAACTTGGGCTAGTGAGAATGTGCCACCTTCTATGAATAACCTTCAATAG
- a CDS encoding isochorismatase family protein: MGRKAFIVIDMQGVSFTALTPRFDTEGVVKRINLLSSYFRKQDAPVIFIQHDGTKEGGCIPGTEEWKLLPELEVEPTDLVISKMANDAFYRSDLPNQLSRMDVKELVITGCATDFCVEATVQSALVKDYSVTVVRDGHTTADRPSLKAIDVIDHYNWVWENMTPTNGAIQVLTTEQILHT, translated from the coding sequence ATGGGTAGAAAAGCTTTTATCGTCATTGACATGCAAGGGGTTTCCTTTACTGCCCTCACCCCACGCTTTGATACTGAGGGCGTAGTTAAGCGAATTAATCTGCTGAGTAGCTACTTTAGAAAGCAAGATGCTCCGGTAATATTTATTCAGCATGATGGGACAAAGGAAGGAGGGTGTATTCCGGGAACTGAAGAATGGAAATTGTTGCCTGAACTAGAAGTTGAACCTACCGATCTGGTTATCAGTAAAATGGCCAACGATGCGTTTTATCGGTCTGATTTGCCTAACCAATTGAGCAGAATGGATGTAAAGGAATTGGTGATTACCGGCTGCGCTACCGATTTTTGTGTGGAAGCCACTGTCCAATCAGCTTTGGTGAAAGACTACTCAGTAACGGTAGTGAGAGACGGACATACAACCGCAGATCGCCCTAGCCTAAAGGCTATAGATGTGATTGACCACTACAATTGGGTGTGGGAAAATATGACTCCTACCAACGGGGCAATACAGGTGCTGACTACCGAACAGATTTTACATACTTGA